In one window of Posidoniimonas corsicana DNA:
- a CDS encoding protein kinase domain-containing protein, with the protein MTRPSSSLLRIPVKKPLVTDAQGNVVPLGEPIGVGGEGRVFEVVKEPDCAAKIYHRTPLAGQQLNKLQAMLTIGAKELAPIAAWPQKLLLDAQNDKPCGIVMTRVNDALELHELYGASTRARHFPHAYWHHLVLAARNAAAAFEALHSRGVVIGDVNQGNLLVDQEMCVRFIDCDSFQIRYGKRVLPCLVGTPHFTPPELQSVRLSEVVRTPQHDAFGLALLIFHLLFVGRHPFAGRYRGEGEMHIERAISERRFAFSSSRDATQMDPPPASLSLSDLPKQIADMFEAALRCDPAKGQERPMPRQWVMALENLLKNRRECDIDSSHVYYNGSKECPWCRIEANGGPAFFVNSALVGGSMQSRLEAYDRCVAKVEEIYFPDLARKTVKVPAMPIIKKAEERFPMRAADWIALGAPLGAALALGGAFFWPVLAGGWAVSLATSALLWLHAGAKGRRTTSLEYAERVDELTDKLETAGANVMARHRQREAEFDTYAAVVNTGRERYATDAEDLETIVKQLRVEQREDYLRGLEIRQYRRKIPGLQRGHVAVLQSYGVETAADCESHLLAGIPSIPPEITIELMQWREARLEQFAFQPEAGVTEREVEIDRQEAAARFKISQARKVLNGATRLRSMAHQGRKALQQDLEVFEQLAARFRALAREYQDFQATRSTVERKVNQSATTIAVAAVAAPLVGTLLWLVLG; encoded by the coding sequence ATGACAAGACCCTCGTCCTCGCTGCTAAGAATCCCGGTTAAGAAGCCGCTGGTCACCGACGCCCAGGGCAACGTGGTGCCGCTCGGCGAGCCGATCGGCGTCGGCGGCGAGGGCCGCGTGTTCGAGGTGGTCAAGGAACCGGACTGCGCGGCCAAGATCTACCACCGGACGCCGCTCGCCGGTCAACAGCTCAACAAGCTGCAGGCGATGCTGACCATCGGCGCCAAGGAGCTGGCGCCGATCGCCGCCTGGCCGCAGAAGCTGCTGCTGGACGCGCAGAACGACAAGCCGTGCGGCATCGTGATGACCCGCGTCAACGACGCGCTCGAGCTGCACGAGCTGTACGGCGCCTCGACCCGCGCGCGGCACTTCCCCCACGCCTACTGGCACCACCTGGTGCTGGCCGCGCGCAATGCGGCCGCGGCGTTCGAGGCGTTGCACTCGCGCGGCGTCGTGATCGGCGACGTGAACCAGGGCAACCTGCTGGTCGACCAGGAGATGTGCGTCCGGTTCATCGACTGCGACTCGTTCCAGATTCGCTACGGCAAGCGGGTGCTGCCGTGCCTGGTCGGCACGCCGCACTTCACCCCGCCCGAGCTGCAGTCGGTCCGGCTGTCGGAGGTCGTCCGCACGCCGCAGCACGACGCGTTCGGGCTGGCGCTGTTGATATTCCACCTGCTGTTCGTCGGTCGTCACCCCTTCGCCGGCCGCTACCGCGGCGAGGGGGAAATGCACATCGAGCGGGCGATAAGCGAGCGGCGGTTCGCGTTCAGCAGCAGCCGTGACGCAACCCAGATGGACCCGCCGCCGGCGTCGCTCAGCCTGTCGGACCTGCCGAAGCAGATCGCGGACATGTTCGAGGCCGCCCTCCGCTGCGACCCGGCCAAGGGGCAGGAGCGTCCCATGCCGCGGCAGTGGGTGATGGCGCTAGAGAATCTGCTGAAGAACCGCCGGGAGTGCGACATCGACTCGTCGCACGTCTACTACAACGGCTCGAAGGAGTGCCCGTGGTGCCGGATCGAAGCCAACGGCGGGCCTGCTTTCTTCGTCAACTCGGCGCTCGTGGGCGGGTCGATGCAGTCCCGGCTCGAGGCCTACGACCGCTGCGTCGCGAAGGTTGAGGAGATATACTTCCCGGACCTCGCCCGCAAGACGGTCAAGGTCCCGGCGATGCCGATCATCAAGAAGGCCGAGGAGCGGTTCCCGATGCGGGCCGCCGACTGGATCGCGCTGGGCGCCCCGCTTGGCGCGGCCCTGGCCTTGGGCGGCGCCTTCTTCTGGCCGGTGCTGGCGGGCGGCTGGGCGGTCTCGCTAGCGACCTCCGCCCTGCTCTGGCTGCACGCCGGCGCCAAGGGCCGGCGCACCACCAGCCTCGAGTACGCCGAGCGGGTCGACGAACTGACCGACAAGCTCGAGACCGCCGGCGCCAACGTCATGGCGCGGCACCGCCAACGCGAGGCCGAGTTTGACACCTACGCGGCGGTGGTCAACACTGGCCGGGAGCGCTACGCAACCGACGCCGAGGACCTGGAGACCATCGTCAAGCAGCTGCGCGTCGAACAGCGGGAAGACTACCTCCGTGGTCTGGAGATCCGCCAGTACCGCCGCAAGATTCCCGGCCTGCAGCGGGGTCACGTCGCGGTGCTGCAGTCGTACGGCGTCGAGACCGCCGCCGACTGCGAATCGCACCTGCTGGCCGGCATCCCCAGCATCCCACCGGAGATCACCATCGAGCTGATGCAGTGGCGTGAGGCGAGGCTCGAGCAGTTCGCCTTCCAGCCCGAGGCCGGCGTCACCGAGCGGGAGGTCGAGATCGACCGCCAGGAGGCCGCCGCCCGCTTCAAGATCTCCCAGGCCCGCAAGGTGCTGAACGGCGCCACGAGGCTAAGATCCATGGCTCACCAGGGCCGCAAAGCGTTGCAGCAGGATCTGGAGGTCTTCGAACAGCTGGCCGCCCGGTTCCGCGCCCTGGCCCGGGAGTACCAGGACTTCCAGGCGACCCGCAGCACGGTCGAGCGGAAGGTCAATCAGAGCGCGACGACCATCGCCGTGGCGGCGGTCGCGGCCCCGCTGGTCGGCACGCTGCTGTGGCTGGTGCTGGGCTGA